Sequence from the Gemmatimonas sp. genome:
CAAGGGACTCGACGGCAACGCGCAGCTGTCGCCGAGTGGCAACTACGTCACGTGGTTCGAGAAGGGACAGTGGGTGTCGTACGCCGTGGCCACTGGCAAGCGGACCATCCTGACCGACAAGCTGCCGGTCAAGTTTCAGGACGAAGAGTTCGATTCGCCCGACGTGCCACCGCCGTACGGACTCGGTGGCTGGAGCACGGCCGACAAGCGCGTGCTGGTCTACGACCGCTTCGACATCTGGGAAGTCGATCCCGCTGGCGTGGTCGCTCCGAAGAATCTCACCGACGGCGAAGGGCGTCGTGCCGGCGTCACGTTCCGTGTCGTCGACCTCGATCGCGACGATCCGTTCCTCGATGCGAACACGCCGCTTTTGTTGCGCGCGGTCGATACGCTCACGAAGGCTTCTGGCTTCTGGCGTGATCGGATGGGCGCCGATGCGAAGCCTGAGAAGATCGTGATGGCCGATCGCAACCTGAATGGCTTGCAAAAGGCGAGGAACGCGGAGCAGTATCTCCTTACCCAGAGTACGTATCGCGAGTTTCCGGATCTCTATACCGGAACGACCATCGCCAGTACCGCGAAGATCTCGAATGCCAATCCGCAAGACTCGCAGTATCCGCGCGGCACGGTGGAACTGGTGTCATGGTTGAACGGCGATGGCATTCCGCTGCGCGGTCTGCTGCACAAGCCCGAAAACTTCGATCCGACCAAGCAGTATCCGATGATCGTGTACTTCTACGAGAAGCTCACCGACGGCTTGCACAACTACGTTGCGCCGTCGGGACGCAACACGGTCAATCCGCTCGTCTACAACAGCCTCGGCTACATCGTATTCCAGCCCGACATCATCTACACGGATGGACAGCCGGGACCGAGTGCCGCCAAGTCGATCATTCCCGGCGTGCAGGCGCTGATCGCCAAGGGCTTCGTTGATCCGAAGCGTGTCGGCATCACAGGACAGTCGTGGGGCGGCTACCAGTCGGCCTATCTCATCACCGTCACCAACATGTTTGCGGCTGCCGTGCCCAATGCGACGGTGGTGAACATGACGAGCGCGTACGGTGGCATCCGTTGGCAGTCGGGGCTCGCCCGCGCGTTCCAGTACGAGCACACGCAGAGCCGCATTGGCGGGTCGCTCTGGCAGTATCCGGAGCGCTTCGTAGAAAACTCGCCGTTGTTCAAGCTCGATCGCGTGACCACGCCGGTGCTGTTCATGGCCAACGACAATGATGGCTCCGTGCCGTGGTACCAAGGCATCGAGTTCTACGTCGCCATGCGTCGCCTGCAGAAGGAAGCGTATATGGTCGTGTACAACGGGGATGAGCACAATCCGACCAAGCGAGCCAACCAGAAGGATATCGACAAGAAGATGATCGAATTCTTCGCGGTGAAACTTCAGGGGGCCGATGCCCCGTCGTGGATGGTGCGCGGAGTGCCGTTCCTCGAAAAGGGACGCGATCAGGTGAAGATGTCCAACACGACGGCGGGCGGCGCGGCGCCGGTTCGCCCCAACGGAGGGAAGTGATGGCGGCTGACGAAATCGACTACCAGATCATCGGCGACGACCTGCAGGCGGTCATCATTACGCTCGACCCCGGCGAAGCAGTCTTCGCCGAGGCGGGCGGGATGATGTTCATGCGCGAGGGCATCACGATGGCGACCACCCTGGATCCCAACAGCAAGGGTGGCGGGCTGTTCGACAAGCTGGTTGGTGCCGGCAAGCGCGTGCTCTCCGGGGATTCGTTCTTCGTCACGCTGTTCGGCAACGACGGAGCGCGACGTGCCGACGTGGCGTTTGCGGCACCGTTTCCGGGCAAGATCGTCCCGCTGAACCTGCGCGACTGGGGCGGCACGGTGCTCGCCCAGAAGGACAGCTTCCTCTGCGCCGCGCGCGGGATCGACATCTCCGTCGCGTTCACGCGCAAGATCGGTGCGGGCTTCTTCGGCG
This genomic interval carries:
- a CDS encoding prolyl oligopeptidase family serine peptidase — encoded protein: MMRSPVIHSSRGTPSRTTRAAFATAVVAGLAGASVLDAQSATSGQAPGPANPYTSVSRWSPPPLPTGKKPITQDTYDEWRTISGSSLSNDGKWAAYTLSPVVGEGELVVRATAVATEYRAPRGFTGRPQLQPAADSAAQFSAQPAQFSADGKFVAFTTYASRADVERARMRRGTPAPRNGLGIMNLADGTVTRVAGVRSYRLARNGGRFLAYLLEDTAAAPRNAAGAAPAAPVASAGSRRENGVTLVLRDLSGGTEQRIEGVTAFTFDDDEKWLGYTVTTRDGTGNGAFVRALPSGAVTPLLTGQATYRGMTFDRKGTQVTLISDVGDSTPKPKMAVYHASLVPVKGKPVAARKIVAASEAPAGLLIAERGAVSFTREGNGVIFSLGNVPMDSIPADSLVDKAGYDLWHWKVAQIQPQQKVTANRDRNRTYTALYTIATGKWTQLANDSLRVTVSNDGRRVLGVNSVEYAIPQFWGEGASDAYLIDPITGARTLIAKGLDGNAQLSPSGNYVTWFEKGQWVSYAVATGKRTILTDKLPVKFQDEEFDSPDVPPPYGLGGWSTADKRVLVYDRFDIWEVDPAGVVAPKNLTDGEGRRAGVTFRVVDLDRDDPFLDANTPLLLRAVDTLTKASGFWRDRMGADAKPEKIVMADRNLNGLQKARNAEQYLLTQSTYREFPDLYTGTTIASTAKISNANPQDSQYPRGTVELVSWLNGDGIPLRGLLHKPENFDPTKQYPMIVYFYEKLTDGLHNYVAPSGRNTVNPLVYNSLGYIVFQPDIIYTDGQPGPSAAKSIIPGVQALIAKGFVDPKRVGITGQSWGGYQSAYLITVTNMFAAAVPNATVVNMTSAYGGIRWQSGLARAFQYEHTQSRIGGSLWQYPERFVENSPLFKLDRVTTPVLFMANDNDGSVPWYQGIEFYVAMRRLQKEAYMVVYNGDEHNPTKRANQKDIDKKMIEFFAVKLQGADAPSWMVRGVPFLEKGRDQVKMSNTTAGGAAPVRPNGGK
- a CDS encoding TIGR00266 family protein, with the protein product MAADEIDYQIIGDDLQAVIITLDPGEAVFAEAGGMMFMREGITMATTLDPNSKGGGLFDKLVGAGKRVLSGDSFFVTLFGNDGARRADVAFAAPFPGKIVPLNLRDWGGTVLAQKDSFLCAARGIDISVAFTRKIGAGFFGGEGFILQKLQGDGLAFLHASGTLHAIDLAPGEKLRVDTGCLVAFQPTVDYDIQRVPGIKTALFGGEGLFFVQLTGPGRVILQTLPFSRLADRIIAAAPRAGGKRVGEGSILGGLGGLLDGDN